The bacterium genome has a segment encoding these proteins:
- a CDS encoding ABC transporter permease, protein MKTFLRRLKQANRISYISLWILGFLYLLAILADSIAPYPYELQNREYSLAPPTKIHILKDKKLHRPFVYGIKVVNPAFKEYSQDISKVYPIKFFTKGPKRKILGFFTSQRYLFKAEGGQLFLFGTDLHGRDIFSRILYGSRVSLSIGIIGVSISFVLGLLIGGISGYFGGKTDAILMRVVEIIMMFPFFYLMLALRAAFPPNLSSIQVYFLIVIILSLIGWASLARIIRGMVLSIKEEEYILAAKSLGISNIRIITRHILPNTLSYTITALTLSIPGYILGESALSLLGLGIQEPHASWGNMLSVTIGNLRILTGAPWMLIPGFFIFITVISFNFLGDGIRNAMDPKNW, encoded by the coding sequence ATGAAAACTTTCTTAAGAAGACTTAAACAAGCCAACAGAATCTCTTATATTTCTTTATGGATTCTTGGATTCCTTTATCTTTTAGCAATATTGGCTGATTCTATAGCACCTTACCCATACGAACTCCAGAATAGAGAATACTCTCTCGCACCACCAACAAAAATACATATACTTAAAGACAAGAAACTACATAGACCTTTCGTTTACGGCATAAAAGTTGTTAATCCTGCCTTTAAAGAATATTCTCAGGACATATCAAAAGTATACCCTATAAAATTTTTCACAAAAGGACCCAAAAGAAAGATACTGGGATTTTTCACTTCTCAAAGATACCTATTTAAAGCAGAAGGCGGGCAACTTTTTCTTTTTGGCACAGACCTTCACGGTAGAGATATTTTTTCAAGAATATTATACGGCTCAAGAGTATCTTTATCTATTGGCATAATAGGAGTAAGCATCTCTTTTGTTCTTGGACTTCTAATTGGTGGGATATCTGGCTATTTTGGCGGGAAAACAGACGCTATCTTAATGCGGGTTGTAGAAATAATAATGATGTTTCCTTTCTTCTACCTTATGCTTGCGTTAAGGGCTGCCTTTCCACCAAACCTTTCTTCAATTCAGGTATATTTTCTTATAGTAATAATATTAAGTCTTATTGGTTGGGCATCTCTTGCAAGAATCATAAGGGGGATGGTGCTTTCTATAAAAGAAGAAGAGTATATACTTGCAGCAAAATCTCTTGGAATATCAAATATTAGAATCATAACCCGACATATCCTACCAAACACCTTATCATATACCATAACAGCGCTTACCTTATCAATACCAGGATATATACTGGGAGAATCAGCCCTTAGTCTGCTTGGGCTTGGGATACAAGAACCTCACGCAAGTTGGGGCAATATGTTGTCTGTAACCATAGGTAACCTTAGGATATTAACAGGCGCTCCTTGGATGTTGATACCTGGATTTTTTATCTTTATAACGGTCATTTCTTTCAACTTTCTTGGTGATGGTATAAGGAATGCAATGGACCCAAAAAATTGGTAA
- a CDS encoding ABC transporter ATP-binding protein — MNRTLKIDGLEVSLKKENKRVVILREINLSIGKNESFALAGESGSGKSMTAMSIMQLLPKNISATKGEICLLGKNVLSMNEKELQNIRGTDVGMIFQEPSSYLNPLFTVGAQIEEAIKDKTISKRDRVMEILEEVELKNSVYYQYPHQLSGGMQQRIMIAISLVNSPALLIADEPTTALDVTTAYGIIELIKKMMATHGLSVMFITHDISLAASFVKRIGIMYAGRLIEISDAQNILSKPLHPYTEKLVGCLPERYTPGDKIKTIEGTVPNFHNLPTGCPFHPRCIYKKNICTIKEPTETIIEGTVVRCFRYENSYKNS; from the coding sequence ATGAACAGAACCCTTAAAATTGACGGTTTAGAAGTTTCTTTAAAGAAAGAAAATAAAAGAGTAGTTATACTAAGAGAAATAAATCTATCTATTGGTAAAAACGAATCTTTTGCACTTGCAGGAGAAAGCGGTAGCGGTAAAAGTATGACCGCAATGTCTATTATGCAACTTTTACCTAAAAATATTTCTGCAACTAAAGGAGAAATTTGTCTTTTAGGTAAAAACGTTCTAAGTATGAACGAAAAAGAACTTCAGAATATAAGAGGAACAGATGTTGGTATGATATTTCAAGAACCTTCCTCCTACCTTAACCCACTTTTTACTGTAGGAGCACAGATTGAAGAAGCAATTAAAGATAAAACAATATCTAAAAGAGATAGAGTTATGGAGATACTGGAAGAAGTAGAACTAAAAAATAGTGTCTACTACCAATACCCACACCAGTTAAGCGGAGGTATGCAACAACGTATAATGATAGCCATATCTTTGGTAAATAGCCCTGCCCTACTTATTGCAGATGAGCCAACTACCGCACTTGATGTAACAACAGCCTACGGAATAATAGAACTTATTAAAAAGATGATGGCAACACACGGGCTTTCGGTAATGTTTATTACTCACGATATTTCTTTAGCAGCTTCTTTTGTAAAAAGAATTGGAATTATGTACGCTGGACGGCTAATAGAAATATCTGATGCTCAAAATATTCTATCTAAACCTTTACATCCATACACAGAAAAACTTGTTGGATGTCTACCTGAAAGATATACACCGGGAGATAAAATCAAGACAATCGAAGGAACCGTCCCCAATTTTCACAACCTTCCTACTGGTTGCCCTTTTCACCCAAGGTGTATATATAAAAAAAATATTTGCACTATAAAAGAACCCACAGAAACAATTATAGAAGGAACAGTAGTGAGGTGTTTCAGATATGAAAACTCTTATAAAAACAGTTAA
- a CDS encoding O-antigen ligase family protein, producing the protein MKKKKRFLQAKEKEENSPLRFVTLVSVGIFLFLRFFFDGLSYTYFNFFWNIYFFLLLIVQLIFRKDKNLFYKEEVLIFLFFLFSVISSNVAPVKNNGILYNAQILAYISIFSLIIHNLKKTDVKTLNLVLLVSAFLITLYGLYQYFWGLEETRKMVFSNPEFLKNLPPTFLERLESKRIFATFTYPNVYASFLLFLIPTSLFMYISENTELVKILAISVLITSLVNLILTGSLGGILICVFVAILMLLFIFFRNSKFFKVTIISCLLLQILVLVAIYATGKLPKTASFDDRLGYWQAAVQIFREKPVLGAGPGNYMHNYTRFKRPESMEAKHAHSIFFETLSETGIVGVLLLFSFFIKFIFISFKRRKSELLLYGAGFSFLAFFLHNLLDFNFINPAVAVLFFISGGIIVMSAEIKPVTIDRRLTKTVNYLIIITVFLTGCNYLRYTFSEKNIVHYNESKSSNSRVFYIDKAIKLYPKNFEVYEKKGDIYSSETLSGKKESFEDAKTFYLKAISLNPYSSRVYRKMAILHQQLGYIDVAEMWYLKVLENYPAKKQYNLEMAVFYLNNNNRSKAAKYYQDSTKLNAATVEEAHINAVYIRWIESQK; encoded by the coding sequence ATGAAAAAAAAGAAGAGGTTTCTTCAGGCAAAAGAGAAAGAAGAAAATAGTCCGTTAAGGTTTGTAACCCTTGTTAGTGTTGGAATATTTCTTTTTCTAAGGTTTTTCTTTGATGGATTAAGTTATACATATTTTAATTTTTTCTGGAATATCTATTTCTTCTTACTTCTTATAGTACAACTAATATTTAGAAAAGATAAGAATCTTTTTTATAAAGAAGAGGTACTAATTTTCCTTTTTTTTCTTTTTTCTGTCATCTCTTCAAATGTTGCTCCAGTTAAAAACAATGGTATACTCTACAATGCACAGATTCTGGCTTATATATCTATATTCTCTCTTATAATACATAACCTTAAAAAAACTGATGTAAAGACACTCAACTTGGTATTGCTTGTTAGCGCTTTTTTAATAACCTTATATGGTCTATACCAATATTTTTGGGGATTAGAAGAAACAAGGAAGATGGTTTTTTCCAATCCTGAGTTTTTAAAAAACTTACCGCCAACTTTTTTGGAAAGACTTGAAAGTAAAAGAATTTTTGCAACTTTTACTTACCCAAACGTTTATGCGTCGTTCCTGTTGTTTTTAATACCTACCTCTCTTTTTATGTATATCTCGGAAAACACTGAACTGGTAAAAATTCTTGCAATATCTGTTCTTATTACCTCTTTAGTCAATCTTATTCTTACAGGTTCTTTGGGTGGCATACTTATATGTGTCTTTGTTGCAATTTTAATGTTACTGTTTATATTTTTTAGAAACAGTAAATTTTTTAAGGTAACTATTATTTCGTGCCTATTATTACAAATACTGGTACTGGTTGCAATATACGCTACAGGTAAATTGCCTAAAACAGCGTCTTTTGACGATAGGTTGGGTTATTGGCAGGCTGCTGTACAGATTTTTCGTGAAAAACCCGTTTTAGGTGCTGGTCCTGGTAATTATATGCACAATTATACAAGGTTTAAACGTCCTGAAAGTATGGAAGCTAAACATGCACATTCTATATTTTTTGAAACGCTTTCAGAGACTGGTATTGTTGGAGTGCTCTTGTTATTCTCTTTTTTTATTAAGTTTATATTTATTTCTTTTAAAAGACGTAAATCTGAATTACTTCTTTATGGTGCTGGGTTCTCGTTTTTGGCGTTTTTTTTGCATAACCTTCTGGACTTTAACTTTATTAACCCAGCTGTAGCTGTTCTATTCTTTATATCTGGCGGTATAATTGTAATGTCGGCTGAAATTAAGCCAGTTACTATTGATCGAAGGTTGACAAAAACAGTAAATTATCTTATTATAATCACAGTATTTTTAACAGGTTGTAATTACTTAAGATATACCTTTTCAGAAAAGAATATAGTTCACTATAATGAATCTAAATCAAGTAATAGTCGGGTTTTTTATATAGATAAGGCTATAAAACTTTACCCTAAAAACTTTGAAGTTTATGAGAAGAAAGGCGATATTTATTCAAGTGAAACTCTTTCAGGCAAGAAAGAATCTTTTGAGGATGCGAAGACTTTTTATTTGAAAGCAATCTCGTTAAATCCTTATTCGTCGAGGGTTTATAGAAAGATGGCTATACTTCATCAACAACTGGGGTATATTGACGTAGCAGAGATGTGGTATCTGAAAGTTTTAGAGAATTACCCTGCAAAAAAACAGTATAACCTTGAAATGGCTGTTTTTTATTTAAATAATAACAATAGAAGTAAAGCTGCTAAATATTACCAAGATAGTACCAAATTAAATGCAGCAACTGTAGAGGAGGCGCATATCAACGCCGTTTATATAAGATGGATAGAATCGCAGAAATAG
- a CDS encoding dihydroorotate dehydrogenase — MLNLKIGNMTFESPVFMMSGIFSYGEIKIGYLDYKKIGAIVTKTITLKPREGNPQPRIWEVGSGMLNSIGLQNPGINGFLSEHLLEIKKRGLKTIISVSGQNSKEVLGIVNPLVEAGVQAIEINLSCPNVHRDRLMVSQSEKRTYNLVKDVKAVCKDILLIVKLSPNVTDISKVAVSAQDAGADALSLINTVKGLAVDIEGRRIIEGGLSGPPIKPIGLKSVYDVFKKVTIPIIGIGGIENGKDALEYLLLGASAVGVGSGFFSNPGLPMEIYDTVKDYLSKHNYKNIKDITGLFNEKKEEVSSGKRERRK, encoded by the coding sequence ATGCTTAATTTGAAGATAGGTAATATGACTTTTGAATCTCCTGTTTTTATGATGAGCGGTATTTTTAGTTACGGGGAGATAAAGATTGGTTACCTTGATTATAAAAAGATAGGCGCAATTGTTACAAAAACTATTACTCTTAAGCCTCGTGAAGGTAACCCGCAACCAAGAATCTGGGAGGTTGGTAGCGGTATGTTAAATTCTATAGGGTTACAAAACCCAGGTATAAATGGGTTCCTCTCTGAACATCTTTTGGAAATAAAAAAAAGGGGGCTTAAAACTATAATCAGTGTTTCAGGGCAAAACTCTAAAGAGGTGCTTGGTATTGTTAATCCTCTTGTTGAAGCAGGTGTCCAGGCTATTGAAATAAATTTATCTTGTCCTAATGTTCACAGGGATAGGCTTATGGTGTCTCAATCTGAAAAGAGAACATATAATCTTGTGAAAGACGTAAAGGCAGTATGTAAAGATATTCTGTTAATTGTTAAACTTTCTCCTAATGTAACAGATATTTCTAAAGTGGCTGTATCTGCACAAGATGCAGGTGCCGACGCTTTAAGTTTAATCAATACAGTAAAAGGTTTAGCTGTTGATATAGAAGGAAGAAGGATTATTGAAGGAGGGTTATCAGGGCCCCCGATAAAACCTATAGGGTTGAAATCTGTATATGATGTTTTCAAAAAAGTTACAATACCCATAATAGGTATTGGTGGTATAGAGAACGGAAAGGATGCTCTTGAGTATCTACTTTTAGGGGCAAGTGCAGTAGGTGTTGGTAGCGGTTTCTTTTCTAATCCAGGGTTACCTATGGAGATATATGATACCGTGAAAGATTACCTTTCAAAACATAATTATAAAAATATCAAAGATATTACAGGGTTGTTTAATGAAAAAAAAGAAGAGGTTTCTTCAGGCAAAAGAGAAAGAAGAAAATAG
- a CDS encoding dihydroorotate dehydrogenase electron transfer subunit, which translates to METKNLKVLDIKELSAQHYLLEMENSFTKKVLPGQFIHLKIEPFFLRRPFSIAGSDNERIKILFRVVGEGSNVLSEVKKGTVLNAVGPLGTPFPYKKEWKHAFIVAGGTGAAPLFFLAQTLVTKGVETIFFYGARNIENIMFKALPSGIDFVFSTEDGSYGEEGFIHKSVLKHIKEGFLPDVLYSGGPYGLLKEVSKISTLYKIPAFVSLENRMACGTGLCGGCVTKIKTKKGWEYKKVCKDGPVFSAEEVVWEGE; encoded by the coding sequence ATGGAAACCAAAAACTTAAAAGTTCTCGATATTAAAGAACTTTCAGCTCAACATTATCTGTTGGAAATGGAAAATTCTTTTACCAAAAAGGTGTTACCGGGGCAGTTTATACACCTTAAGATTGAGCCATTCTTTTTGCGTAGACCTTTTTCTATTGCTGGCAGTGATAATGAAAGGATAAAAATCCTATTTAGGGTGGTAGGGGAAGGTTCAAATGTGTTAAGTGAGGTAAAAAAAGGAACTGTTCTTAATGCTGTTGGACCTTTAGGGACACCTTTTCCTTATAAGAAAGAATGGAAACACGCTTTTATTGTGGCTGGTGGTACAGGGGCTGCACCACTATTTTTTCTGGCTCAAACACTTGTAACAAAAGGGGTAGAAACCATCTTTTTCTATGGAGCAAGAAATATAGAAAATATTATGTTTAAAGCGCTTCCTTCTGGGATAGATTTTGTTTTTAGTACAGAAGACGGAAGTTACGGGGAAGAAGGGTTTATACATAAATCGGTACTCAAACATATAAAAGAAGGGTTTTTGCCTGATGTTTTATATTCAGGAGGACCTTACGGGCTTTTGAAAGAAGTTTCAAAAATATCAACACTTTATAAAATCCCTGCTTTTGTATCTCTTGAAAACAGGATGGCTTGTGGGACAGGTTTGTGTGGTGGTTGTGTTACTAAAATAAAGACCAAAAAAGGGTGGGAGTATAAGAAAGTCTGTAAAGATGGTCCTGTTTTTAGCGCAGAGGAAGTTGTATGGGAGGGAGAGTAA
- a CDS encoding stage 0 sporulation protein yields the protein MDRIAEIEIRKPDKMQHFKLPKELSLQKGDLCIVEMSQGAIDYGKIWKITETKPFLKLNIAGRVVRKVTEEDLLTIEENMRRKTENLAICREKVRSSNLPMKLVDAEYSYDRTRVTFYYWAEERVDFRNLVKELAKIFNCRIEMRQIGLRDEAKIKGGYGICGRSLCCSTFLTKFESVTMRMVKNQKLPLDINKITGQCGRLLCCLGYEDDYYQKEGKK from the coding sequence ATGGATAGAATCGCAGAAATAGAGATAAGAAAACCAGATAAGATGCAACATTTTAAACTCCCTAAGGAACTTTCTCTTCAAAAAGGTGATTTATGTATAGTAGAGATGTCACAGGGTGCCATAGATTATGGTAAAATTTGGAAAATTACAGAAACAAAACCTTTTTTAAAACTAAATATTGCGGGTAGGGTTGTAAGAAAAGTTACAGAAGAAGATCTTCTGACGATAGAAGAGAATATGAGAAGGAAGACTGAAAATCTTGCTATATGCAGAGAAAAAGTTAGAAGTTCTAACCTACCTATGAAACTTGTTGATGCTGAATATTCTTATGATAGAACAAGGGTTACCTTCTACTATTGGGCTGAAGAAAGGGTCGATTTTAGAAATCTTGTGAAAGAGTTGGCAAAGATATTTAATTGTCGTATAGAGATGCGCCAGATAGGGCTTAGAGATGAAGCTAAAATTAAAGGTGGTTATGGGATATGTGGGCGTTCTCTTTGTTGTTCGACCTTTCTAACCAAATTTGAATCTGTAACTATGCGTATGGTTAAGAACCAGAAGTTACCTCTCGATATAAATAAAATAACAGGACAATGTGGGCGGCTTCTTTGTTGTCTTGGATATGAAGACGATTATTATCAAAAGGAAGGGAAAAAATGA
- a CDS encoding ABC transporter permease — MKKYILKRFLQFIPLVLGMTFISFLIIQLAPGDYFTQLSMNPEISPQTIESMRVEFGLDKPVVIQYLYWLKNIATLNMGESFSYHVPVSFLIKQKLKNTLSLSLFSIFFTWALAIPLGIFAAIKEGRWQEKLLSFFAYIGLSIPSFLIAMLLVFFVAKTNVLPIGGTTSVFSINSTGWEKFIDYTKHLLLPGIALTLSGVGSLFRLMKNNFLETLGSPYITTARAKGLSYSSVYFKHTLRNSINPMITIFGYTLSSILSGAALVEIVTNWPGMGRLILDAVLSQDLYLVMASLLIGGILLIVGNLISDILIATTDPRVRLR, encoded by the coding sequence ATGAAAAAATATATCTTAAAACGGTTTTTACAGTTTATACCATTAGTTCTTGGAATGACTTTTATATCGTTTCTTATTATACAACTTGCTCCCGGAGACTATTTCACCCAACTTAGTATGAACCCTGAAATATCTCCTCAAACAATAGAATCTATGAGAGTAGAGTTTGGGTTAGACAAACCGGTTGTTATACAGTATTTATACTGGTTAAAAAATATAGCCACTTTAAATATGGGCGAATCATTCTCTTACCACGTCCCTGTCTCTTTTCTTATAAAACAGAAACTTAAAAACACTCTCTCTTTATCTCTCTTTTCTATATTCTTTACCTGGGCATTAGCAATCCCGCTTGGTATTTTTGCTGCCATAAAGGAAGGTAGATGGCAAGAAAAACTCCTATCTTTTTTTGCATATATTGGGCTATCAATCCCTTCGTTTCTTATAGCGATGCTTTTGGTCTTTTTTGTTGCAAAAACAAATGTTTTACCCATAGGAGGCACAACAAGCGTTTTTAGTATAAACTCAACAGGATGGGAAAAGTTTATTGATTACACAAAACACCTTCTTTTGCCTGGTATTGCGTTAACACTTTCTGGGGTCGGTTCTCTCTTCCGTCTTATGAAAAACAACTTTCTGGAAACATTGGGAAGCCCCTATATTACAACAGCAAGAGCAAAGGGGCTCAGTTATTCAAGTGTATACTTTAAACATACCTTAAGAAACTCAATAAACCCTATGATAACCATATTTGGTTACACGTTATCTTCTATATTAAGTGGTGCTGCCCTTGTAGAAATAGTAACAAACTGGCCTGGTATGGGAAGACTCATTCTTGATGCAGTCCTCTCACAAGACCTTTATCTTGTTATGGCTTCTCTTTTAATTGGTGGTATTCTGCTTATTGTAGGAAACCTTATATCAGACATACTTATAGCAACCACCGACCCGAGAGTCAGACTTAGATAA